One window of the Glycocaulis alkaliphilus genome contains the following:
- a CDS encoding DUF3429 domain-containing protein gives MLRQLSEAPGTPLLLGFAGLVPFFAGAFGIALGGQAGLQAANFLPIYAAVVLSFLAGGRWTTEIVLRADAPRTGVLLLAVLLSLSGWFAVLLQVWNRPDLPFDTELAGWGILIAGFVIQYLWDRGAVRGGTLPRWYLPLRLVLTLGAVIGLGAALAIRAM, from the coding sequence ATGCTCAGACAGCTCAGCGAAGCGCCCGGCACCCCGCTTCTTCTCGGATTTGCCGGTCTGGTGCCGTTCTTCGCCGGCGCATTCGGCATCGCGCTGGGCGGCCAGGCAGGGCTGCAGGCCGCAAACTTCCTGCCGATTTATGCGGCTGTCGTGCTGTCCTTCCTGGCGGGCGGGCGCTGGACCACCGAGATCGTGCTGCGCGCCGATGCGCCGCGCACCGGCGTTTTGCTGCTGGCTGTGCTGCTCTCGCTGTCGGGCTGGTTTGCGGTGCTCCTGCAGGTCTGGAACCGGCCTGACCTGCCCTTTGATACCGAGCTGGCCGGATGGGGCATTCTGATTGCCGGTTTCGTCATCCAGTATCTGTGGGACCGCGGCGCGGTGCGCGGCGGCACCCTGCCACGCTGGTATCTGCCCTTGCGGCTGGTGCTGACGCTGGGCGCGGTGATCGGGCTTGGCGCAGCGCTGGCCATACGGGCGATGTAG